One genomic region from Sulfurospirillum oryzae encodes:
- a CDS encoding phosphatidylserine decarboxylase, with protein sequence MRNHSYTSTQIIAKEGWNHSVLAFMVFLLAYALSFLPWLFFIIFVGTLFGYRNPERIAEEDDKRSLLAPMDGKIIDISKISLNDGTEALRIVIRKSFFDVGVLRAPIDLDIVNVKNRFGLFISSSSHLFESLCERKGVTCKSEFAPIKLVMSAGLWAHKITLFQKASTFKSGERLGFLRDGEVALLLPLDTRVKVSLNDDVKAGNSILGYLSYKDKDDK encoded by the coding sequence ATGCGTAATCACTCTTATACTTCAACACAGATTATTGCAAAAGAAGGATGGAACCATAGTGTCTTGGCATTTATGGTTTTTTTGCTTGCGTATGCACTCTCTTTTTTACCATGGCTCTTCTTTATCATTTTCGTAGGGACTCTTTTTGGTTATCGAAACCCTGAACGTATTGCTGAAGAAGATGACAAACGCTCTCTTCTTGCTCCTATGGATGGCAAAATCATTGATATTTCAAAAATAAGTTTGAATGACGGTACCGAAGCATTACGCATTGTGATTCGAAAATCATTTTTCGATGTCGGCGTATTAAGAGCACCCATTGATCTGGATATCGTGAATGTTAAAAATCGCTTTGGACTTTTTATTTCCTCTTCTTCTCATTTATTTGAAAGCTTATGTGAACGAAAAGGTGTTACATGTAAAAGTGAATTTGCACCGATTAAACTTGTCATGAGTGCGGGTTTATGGGCGCATAAGATTACACTGTTTCAAAAAGCCAGTACTTTTAAGTCTGGCGAACGATTGGGTTTTTTAAGAGATGGCGAAGTAGCACTTTTACTTCCCTTGGATACACGCGTAAAAGTTTCACTTAATGATGATGTAAAAGCTGGAAATAGCATTTTAGGCTATCTTTCATATAAGGATAAAGATGACAAATAA
- the hisH gene encoding imidazole glycerol phosphate synthase subunit HisH: MIGLVDYNMGNLRSVTNAFEKLGVAIEIVKNAEDVSKFDKIILPGVGAFKDAMDCLHERGLDDAVKAFAASGKPLLGICLGMQLLFESSVEFGQSQGLGLIEGEIVRFDTSRFPQRLKVPHMGWNELFIAKDSPLFKGMPKSFYLYFVHSFHAQCDEKYIIGKTLYGYEFPSAVQKENVFGFQPHPEKSHANGLAILKNFVEL, translated from the coding sequence ATGATAGGTTTGGTTGATTATAATATGGGTAATCTTAGAAGCGTTACAAATGCTTTTGAGAAACTTGGTGTTGCTATTGAAATTGTTAAAAATGCAGAGGATGTATCAAAATTTGATAAGATTATTTTACCAGGAGTCGGTGCTTTCAAAGATGCGATGGATTGTTTACATGAACGTGGTCTTGATGATGCCGTTAAGGCGTTTGCAGCTTCGGGAAAACCACTTTTAGGCATTTGCCTCGGAATGCAACTTCTCTTTGAGAGTAGTGTTGAATTTGGTCAGAGTCAAGGGTTAGGGTTGATTGAAGGGGAGATCGTTAGGTTTGATACATCGCGCTTTCCTCAGCGTTTAAAGGTTCCACACATGGGTTGGAATGAGCTTTTTATAGCCAAAGATTCCCCTCTTTTTAAAGGGATGCCAAAGTCGTTTTATCTCTATTTTGTCCATAGCTTTCATGCTCAGTGTGACGAAAAATATATTATTGGGAAAACACTCTATGGGTATGAATTCCCCAGTGCGGTGCAAAAGGAAAATGTGTTTGGATTCCAACCGCATCCTGAAAAATCACATGCAAATGGATTAGCAATTTTAAAGAATTTTGTGGAGTTATAA
- a CDS encoding chemotaxis response regulator CheY, whose amino-acid sequence MKLLVVDDSSTMRRIIKNTLQRLGFNDVLEAEHGVEAWQIMERTPDINVLITDWNMPEMNGLDLVRKVRAEKKYESMPIIMVTTEGGKAEVITALKAGVNNYIVKPFTPQVLKEKLEDVLG is encoded by the coding sequence TTGAAGCTGCTTGTAGTAGATGATAGCTCGACAATGCGCCGTATTATTAAAAACACATTACAGAGATTAGGTTTTAATGACGTTTTAGAAGCTGAGCATGGTGTCGAAGCTTGGCAAATTATGGAAAGAACGCCTGATATTAATGTGCTTATTACCGATTGGAACATGCCTGAGATGAATGGTTTAGATTTGGTTCGAAAAGTAAGAGCTGAGAAAAAATATGAGAGTATGCCTATTATTATGGTAACAACTGAAGGTGGTAAAGCCGAGGTTATTACAGCACTTAAAGCAGGTGTCAATAACTATATTGTTAAACCTTTTACACCGCAAGTCTTAAAAGAAAAACTCGAGGATGTTTTAGGTTAA
- the pssA gene encoding CDP-diacylglycerol--serine O-phosphatidyltransferase, whose translation MTNNSGNKLQLIYIFPNLFTAASAFLGVISIIASTNGEFENAAVYILLSLIFDGLDGRVARMTNATSKFGAEFDSLADIVAFGVAPAMLFYFSVGHMYGKLGSLLCAMYVVFGAIRLARFNVMIGVSEPSVFIGVPIPTAAVVVSMWILFYREHAFFQGFEWIMLLGMGLISLLMVSNIRYPSFKKIDMKKGHIIKVLVSLVIVFSFLYIYPIKAGTFLITAYLAYGLIRGIYNFVVAKSHKNLV comes from the coding sequence ATGACAAATAACAGTGGCAATAAACTTCAATTGATCTATATTTTTCCCAATCTCTTTACAGCAGCAAGTGCTTTTTTAGGGGTGATTAGCATTATAGCTTCAACAAATGGAGAATTTGAGAATGCAGCTGTTTATATTTTGCTCTCTTTAATTTTTGATGGTCTTGACGGAAGAGTTGCACGTATGACAAATGCGACGAGTAAATTTGGTGCTGAGTTTGATTCTTTAGCAGATATTGTTGCTTTTGGGGTCGCTCCTGCCATGCTTTTTTACTTTAGTGTAGGTCACATGTATGGAAAATTAGGTTCTTTATTATGCGCTATGTATGTTGTTTTTGGCGCTATTCGGTTGGCACGCTTTAATGTAATGATTGGTGTCTCTGAGCCTTCAGTATTTATCGGTGTTCCTATCCCTACCGCGGCTGTTGTTGTCTCTATGTGGATTTTGTTCTATCGTGAGCATGCCTTTTTTCAAGGCTTTGAATGGATTATGCTCTTAGGTATGGGGTTAATCTCTCTTTTAATGGTGAGTAATATTCGCTATCCAAGCTTTAAAAAGATCGATATGAAAAAAGGGCACATCATTAAAGTCTTAGTTTCTTTAGTCATTGTTTTTTCTTTTTTATATATTTATCCTATTAAAGCGGGTACATTTTTAATTACAGCCTATTTGGCTTATGGGCTGATTCGTGGTATCTATAATTTTGTCGTTGCAAAATCTCATAAAAATTTAGTATAA
- a CDS encoding STT3 domain-containing protein: protein MNKSSIFQTTVIYIIVAFLFSFVVRLIWVYQFSDFESFKFAGQFMINTNDGYYWAEGARDLLSGITKQHDLSPITQSTSWFTYVVAKILPIPFETIILYMPAILGSLIVVPIILIAFNLRMLEVGFLAALLASIAVSYYNRTMVGYYDTDMLIIVFPTLLLWSLILALRTKEEKYLLITALEIIAYRWWYPQSYSLEFSYFGLILVYVLISDRKSIFNFKLLSIMLFAMMGLPNSIRFIGVVLVYAAFKQKKWDKYLWYIFGIAVGLFFISGGLNPIWEQLKSYVFRDAIDVNDALSLHFFAVMQTVREAGQIDFVTFAERISGHVVTFIFSLAGYVLMVKKYPAMLLGVPLLGLGFLALWGGLRFTIYAVPVCALGIAYLLFTWSAYISQLFVNEKLGGIVKSSFVILASLGVLYPNLLHVIEYRVPTVFNKAEVEQLDRLKSGIDREDYIVSWWDYGYPIRYYSDAKTLIDGGKHSGDVNFPVSFMLTNSQESAARLARLEVEYTEKAFVEAEQNETKPKSEQKKIINNTAQMTLDYGFKDANDFLEALQTPLSLPDKTRDIYFYLPYRMLSIFPTVAQFSNMDVMTGKTVRQPFFFQTNQFKDSGSKLDFSSGVVLDKTKGMLKIGNQEVPVKNFIQTAYTPEFKFVKEQNIVHPDGLFSIIYMQAYNTFLILDEAMFNSTYVQLFVLENYDARFFEPISLEAYAKVYRLKI from the coding sequence GTGAATAAATCAAGTATTTTTCAAACGACTGTTATCTATATCATTGTTGCATTTCTTTTTAGCTTTGTAGTCAGACTAATTTGGGTTTATCAATTTAGTGATTTTGAAAGTTTTAAATTTGCAGGTCAGTTTATGATCAATACCAATGATGGATATTATTGGGCTGAGGGTGCTAGAGATTTATTAAGTGGTATTACCAAACAGCATGATCTTTCGCCAATCACCCAATCAACATCATGGTTTACCTATGTAGTTGCTAAGATACTTCCAATACCCTTTGAAACCATTATCTTGTATATGCCTGCAATTTTAGGTTCCTTGATTGTTGTTCCAATCATCCTTATTGCCTTTAATTTGCGAATGCTGGAAGTGGGTTTTTTAGCTGCACTTCTTGCGTCTATTGCGGTGAGCTATTACAATCGTACAATGGTAGGCTATTATGATACGGATATGCTGATCATTGTTTTTCCAACACTGCTACTTTGGTCATTAATTTTAGCATTGCGGACGAAAGAAGAGAAATATCTTTTAATCACTGCTTTAGAGATTATTGCTTATCGCTGGTGGTACCCTCAAAGTTATTCGTTGGAGTTTTCTTACTTTGGGTTGATCTTGGTATATGTGCTTATTTCTGATCGCAAGAGCATTTTTAATTTTAAACTCTTGTCCATTATGCTCTTTGCAATGATGGGGTTACCCAATAGTATTCGTTTTATAGGTGTTGTTTTGGTTTATGCAGCATTTAAGCAAAAAAAGTGGGATAAATATCTTTGGTATATCTTTGGGATTGCTGTAGGATTGTTTTTTATCTCAGGTGGGTTAAATCCAATATGGGAACAGCTTAAAAGCTATGTTTTTAGAGATGCCATTGATGTCAATGATGCTTTATCCTTACATTTTTTCGCTGTAATGCAAACAGTACGCGAGGCAGGACAAATTGATTTTGTAACATTTGCAGAACGGATTAGTGGGCATGTTGTCACTTTTATATTCTCACTTGCTGGATATGTTTTAATGGTCAAAAAATATCCAGCGATGCTACTAGGGGTACCTCTTTTAGGGCTTGGCTTTCTAGCGTTGTGGGGAGGACTTCGTTTTACTATTTACGCCGTACCTGTGTGTGCTTTAGGCATTGCGTATCTACTTTTTACATGGAGTGCCTATATTTCACAGCTTTTTGTGAATGAGAAGCTAGGAGGTATTGTTAAGTCAAGTTTTGTCATTCTTGCAAGCTTGGGTGTTTTATACCCAAATCTTTTACATGTAATCGAGTATCGTGTTCCAACTGTTTTTAATAAAGCTGAAGTTGAGCAGTTAGATAGACTTAAAAGTGGCATAGATCGTGAAGATTATATTGTCTCATGGTGGGATTATGGTTATCCGATTCGCTATTACAGCGATGCCAAAACGTTGATTGATGGTGGCAAACATAGTGGAGATGTCAATTTCCCTGTGAGTTTTATGTTAACCAATTCACAAGAGAGTGCGGCGCGGTTAGCAAGGCTTGAGGTTGAGTATACGGAAAAAGCATTTGTAGAAGCAGAACAAAATGAGACAAAGCCTAAAAGTGAACAGAAAAAGATTATCAATAACACAGCTCAAATGACTTTAGATTACGGTTTTAAAGATGCCAATGATTTTTTAGAAGCGCTTCAAACACCTCTATCTTTACCTGATAAAACGCGTGATATTTATTTTTATCTTCCTTATCGAATGCTGAGTATTTTCCCGACAGTTGCACAATTTAGCAATATGGATGTCATGACTGGCAAGACTGTTCGCCAGCCATTTTTCTTTCAAACGAATCAATTTAAAGACAGTGGTTCAAAGCTCGATTTCAGCAGTGGTGTTGTTTTGGATAAAACAAAAGGGATGCTCAAAATTGGCAATCAAGAAGTCCCTGTGAAAAACTTTATACAAACTGCCTATACCCCTGAGTTTAAATTTGTGAAAGAGCAAAATATTGTTCATCCCGATGGACTTTTTTCAATCATCTATATGCAAGCCTATAATACCTTTCTCATTCTCGATGAAGCAATGTTTAATTCGACCTATGTTCAACTTTTTGTGTTAGAAAATTATGATGCACGATTTTTTGAACCGATTAGTTTAGAGGCTTATGCTAAAGTGTATCGGCTCAAAATTTAG
- a CDS encoding PDC sensor domain-containing protein produces MVIREIQQFAEVRSRARAYLCYLFTRNIPNRMPEPNLDVITTSLDKIVHEVEEFEALYLLNHSGEQVINNITDDPHKKGGLGQNRSSKSYYYRAVREKRCVLSDPYPSTLTNDLTVTASYPIYDEQGSLKFVACIDVSLEHVLKIAHPSSLQSAFGKTSQVIYTIFSLSLLAIALLLLFNGMRSLFMHGLQFDLLDIKAMFESTILITLSLAIFDLVKTIFEEEVLGRNERDESGGMHKTMVRFLGSIIIALAIEALMLVFKFAIIDAAHILYAVYLIGGVTLLLFGLAFYLKSIPQKRDS; encoded by the coding sequence ATGGTCATTCGTGAAATTCAGCAGTTTGCTGAGGTTAGGTCAAGAGCAAGGGCTTATTTGTGTTATCTTTTTACACGCAATATTCCAAATCGTATGCCTGAACCAAACCTTGATGTTATTACAACAAGTCTTGATAAAATTGTTCATGAAGTTGAAGAATTTGAAGCGCTTTATCTACTTAATCACAGTGGTGAACAAGTTATCAATAACATCACCGATGACCCCCATAAAAAAGGTGGTTTAGGTCAAAACCGTAGTTCAAAATCTTATTATTATCGTGCAGTGCGCGAAAAGCGTTGTGTTTTGAGCGATCCTTATCCTTCAACATTAACCAATGATTTGACTGTTACAGCATCATATCCAATTTATGATGAACAAGGTAGTTTGAAATTTGTTGCATGTATTGATGTTTCATTAGAGCATGTTCTTAAAATCGCACATCCATCTTCTTTACAATCTGCATTTGGGAAAACTTCACAAGTAATCTATACGATTTTTTCACTCTCTTTGCTTGCCATTGCGTTATTATTACTTTTTAACGGTATGCGAAGTCTTTTCATGCACGGACTTCAATTTGATCTTTTAGATATAAAGGCGATGTTTGAATCAACCATTTTAATTACCCTCTCTTTAGCCATTTTTGATCTGGTTAAAACGATCTTTGAAGAAGAAGTTTTAGGTCGTAATGAGAGGGATGAAAGTGGTGGCATGCATAAAACGATGGTGCGTTTCTTGGGTTCTATTATTATTGCCCTTGCGATTGAAGCGTTGATGCTGGTCTTTAAATTTGCTATTATTGATGCAGCGCATATCTTGTATGCAGTTTATCTAATTGGCGGTGTAACATTACTGCTCTTTGGATTGGCTTTTTATCTTAAATCAATACCCCAAAAGAGAGATTCATGA
- the hisA gene encoding 1-(5-phosphoribosyl)-5-[(5-phosphoribosylamino)methylideneamino]imidazole-4-carboxamide isomerase, with protein sequence MDILPAIDLKDGKAVRLTKGLMESAKIYSNEPWEVAKVFEEMGSSWVHLVDLNGAFAGEPKNLEQIEKIRKNCNLKIELGGGIRDEETIRRYVDLGIDRVILGSIALKNPAFVKEMAQKYRVVVGIDAIDGYVAVEGWAEKSTMHATDLARAFADVGVEAIICTDVGRDGMLSGVNLDFTLSIAEASGIATIASGGLKNLDDIITLKQSHKVAGVIVGKAFYEGNLDLREAFAFVANETL encoded by the coding sequence ATGGATATTTTACCAGCAATCGATCTAAAAGATGGCAAAGCAGTACGTCTTACTAAAGGGCTTATGGAGAGTGCAAAGATTTACTCTAATGAGCCTTGGGAAGTAGCCAAAGTATTTGAAGAAATGGGTTCATCTTGGGTTCATTTGGTAGATTTAAACGGTGCTTTTGCGGGGGAGCCTAAAAATCTTGAGCAAATTGAAAAGATTCGCAAAAATTGCAATCTCAAAATCGAGTTAGGGGGTGGTATTCGTGATGAAGAGACCATTCGCCGTTATGTGGATTTAGGGATTGATCGTGTTATTTTAGGCTCAATTGCGTTGAAAAATCCAGCGTTTGTGAAAGAAATGGCTCAAAAATATCGTGTTGTGGTTGGCATTGATGCTATTGATGGTTATGTTGCCGTAGAAGGTTGGGCTGAGAAATCAACCATGCACGCGACTGATCTTGCGCGTGCCTTTGCTGATGTAGGCGTAGAAGCGATCATTTGTACCGATGTTGGACGAGATGGAATGCTGAGTGGTGTTAATCTTGATTTTACGCTCTCAATTGCGGAGGCTTCAGGGATTGCCACGATTGCAAGTGGAGGATTAAAAAATTTGGACGATATTATAACGTTGAAACAGAGCCATAAGGTAGCTGGTGTCATCGTGGGAAAAGCATTTTACGAGGGGAATTTAGATTTACGCGAAGCGTTTGCGTTTGTGGCTAACGAAACGCTTTAA
- a CDS encoding 50S ribosomal protein L11 methyltransferase, producing the protein MEKTYNELHITPSSDYPLFLDFIMSLSDEAIEEAEGSIILRSEDNLEMLCFGVEAFAKELSLALGKEIHAETKLLVKENEDWIAQYRNSVQPLHVNDFYIHPSWVEGVEGKKNIIIDPALAFGSGHHETTYGCLLLLQKYINKDASLLDVGCGSGILSIAARKCGAIVDLCDTDEQATGSAIENFKLNRENFNRIWTGSVQKREQEYDVVVANIIADVLIMLASDLQKAVKEGGLLILSGILDKYVDKVEQKFSSMKLVEKYQKEEWFTLVLQRN; encoded by the coding sequence ATGGAAAAAACCTATAACGAACTTCATATAACTCCTAGTAGTGACTATCCACTTTTTCTTGATTTTATTATGAGCCTCAGCGATGAGGCTATTGAAGAAGCGGAAGGCAGCATTATTTTACGTAGTGAAGATAACTTAGAAATGCTTTGTTTTGGGGTGGAGGCTTTTGCAAAAGAGCTTTCTTTAGCTCTTGGTAAAGAGATTCATGCTGAGACTAAACTTTTGGTCAAAGAGAATGAAGATTGGATCGCACAGTATAGAAACTCTGTTCAACCTTTACATGTAAATGATTTTTACATTCATCCAAGTTGGGTAGAAGGTGTTGAGGGCAAAAAGAATATTATTATTGATCCCGCATTAGCTTTTGGCTCTGGACATCATGAAACAACGTATGGTTGTTTGCTTTTGTTGCAAAAATATATCAATAAAGATGCAAGCCTTTTGGACGTTGGTTGTGGAAGCGGAATTCTATCGATCGCGGCACGAAAATGTGGAGCGATTGTTGATTTATGCGATACGGATGAGCAAGCAACTGGGAGTGCCATCGAAAACTTTAAACTCAATCGTGAAAATTTTAATCGTATCTGGACAGGTTCGGTTCAAAAAAGAGAACAAGAGTATGATGTTGTTGTTGCTAATATCATCGCAGATGTACTCATTATGCTAGCCAGCGACTTGCAAAAAGCAGTGAAAGAAGGAGGATTGCTCATTCTTTCTGGTATTTTAGACAAGTATGTTGATAAGGTAGAACAGAAGTTTTCTTCGATGAAATTGGTCGAAAAGTATCAAAAAGAGGAGTGGTTTACACTCGTGTTACAAAGGAATTAG
- the ftsH gene encoding ATP-dependent zinc metalloprotease FtsH: protein MSQNNQDNNKNDKKNFFNQNPLLMFAIFSIIVIVLFKNFTSVSDAGIGANFGAQNSTTKNISYYELKELIKNNQINYVAIGQTTIKAFSPEGAQKTVYIVKKVGEDSTFIPLMDEKKVGYGGYNESNILTEILFSWVLPVFVFFGIWMFLANKMQKNMGGGILGMGSSKKLVNSEKPKVKFEDVAGVEEAKEEVKEIVDFLKFPDRYMNLGAKIPKGVLLVGPPGTGKTLLAKAVAGEASVPFFSVSGSSFIEMFVGVGASRVRDLFENAKKEAPAIVFIDEIDAIGKSRAANGMMGGNDEREQTLNQLLAEMDGFSSDKSPVIVLAATNRPEVLDAALLRPGRFDRQVLVDKPDFQGRKDILKVHSADIKLGKNIDLEEIARLTAGLAGADLANIINEAALLGGRKNKEYVEQIDLVDAVERAIAGLEKKSRRINPEEKRIVAYHESGHALIAETTTGAKRVSKVSIIPRGLAALGYTLNTPEENKFLMQKHELIAEVDVLLGGRAAEEVFLGEISTGAGNDLERATDIIKAMVSIYGMSDVAGLMVLEKQRNTFLNGGTTKDYSEKMAEKLDEHIKETLQARYVIVKERLEEYRECIERIVAKLSEYETIDGVQLREVIEAYEAESNIPSKLKAALVKHEPKITEEQSNNNA from the coding sequence ATGAGTCAGAACAATCAAGATAACAATAAAAACGATAAAAAAAACTTTTTCAATCAAAACCCACTTTTAATGTTTGCTATTTTTTCCATTATTGTTATCGTTTTATTTAAAAATTTTACTTCAGTATCTGATGCTGGAATTGGTGCAAATTTTGGCGCACAAAATAGTACAACTAAAAATATTAGCTATTATGAACTTAAAGAGCTGATTAAAAATAATCAAATCAATTATGTTGCTATTGGACAAACAACGATCAAAGCATTTTCGCCAGAAGGTGCTCAAAAAACAGTTTATATTGTGAAAAAAGTAGGCGAAGATAGTACTTTTATTCCTTTAATGGATGAGAAAAAAGTAGGATATGGCGGTTATAATGAATCCAATATCTTGACAGAAATTCTTTTTTCATGGGTTCTTCCTGTTTTTGTGTTTTTTGGTATTTGGATGTTTTTGGCAAACAAAATGCAAAAAAATATGGGCGGTGGCATCCTTGGAATGGGAAGTAGCAAAAAGTTGGTCAATTCTGAAAAACCTAAAGTTAAATTTGAAGATGTAGCGGGTGTTGAAGAAGCCAAAGAAGAGGTCAAAGAGATCGTTGATTTCCTCAAATTCCCTGATCGTTATATGAACTTGGGTGCTAAAATTCCTAAAGGCGTTCTTTTAGTAGGCCCTCCAGGTACGGGTAAAACGTTGCTGGCTAAAGCCGTTGCGGGTGAGGCAAGCGTACCTTTCTTCTCTGTATCAGGTTCTAGTTTTATTGAAATGTTTGTAGGTGTTGGAGCAAGTCGGGTAAGAGACTTGTTTGAAAATGCCAAAAAAGAGGCACCTGCTATTGTATTTATTGATGAGATTGATGCTATTGGTAAAAGTAGAGCAGCGAATGGCATGATGGGCGGTAATGATGAGCGAGAGCAAACCCTCAATCAGCTTCTTGCTGAGATGGATGGTTTTAGTTCTGATAAATCACCTGTTATTGTTCTTGCAGCTACGAATAGACCAGAAGTTTTAGATGCAGCGCTTTTGCGCCCAGGGCGTTTTGATAGACAAGTTTTGGTTGATAAACCAGATTTTCAAGGTAGAAAAGACATTTTAAAAGTTCACAGCGCGGACATTAAGTTGGGTAAAAATATCGACCTTGAAGAGATTGCACGTTTAACAGCTGGGCTTGCTGGAGCTGATCTTGCTAATATTATTAACGAAGCGGCACTTTTAGGTGGACGTAAAAATAAAGAGTATGTTGAGCAAATTGATCTTGTTGATGCTGTTGAGCGAGCTATTGCAGGCTTAGAGAAAAAAAGTCGACGTATCAATCCTGAAGAAAAACGTATTGTGGCATACCATGAGAGTGGTCACGCACTGATTGCCGAAACAACCACAGGCGCAAAGAGAGTCTCTAAAGTTTCGATTATTCCAAGAGGTTTAGCCGCGCTTGGTTATACCCTCAACACGCCAGAAGAGAATAAATTTTTAATGCAAAAGCATGAACTTATTGCTGAAGTCGATGTTCTTTTAGGCGGACGTGCTGCCGAAGAGGTGTTTTTAGGTGAAATTTCAACGGGTGCAGGCAATGACCTTGAGCGTGCAACGGATATTATTAAAGCTATGGTCAGCATTTATGGCATGAGTGATGTTGCAGGTTTAATGGTGCTTGAAAAACAGCGTAATACGTTCTTAAATGGCGGCACTACAAAAGACTATAGTGAAAAAATGGCTGAAAAGCTGGATGAGCATATTAAAGAGACATTGCAAGCGCGTTATGTGATTGTTAAAGAGCGTTTGGAAGAGTATCGTGAGTGTATTGAACGCATTGTGGCAAAACTCAGTGAGTATGAAACCATTGATGGGGTTCAGTTGCGTGAAGTCATTGAGGCGTATGAGGCAGAGTCTAATATTCCTTCAAAACTCAAAGCGGCACTTGTTAAACATGAGCCAAAAATTACAGAAGAACAGTCCAATAACAATGCGTAA
- a CDS encoding 2-isopropylmalate synthase produces MNNNKIIIFDTTLRDGEQSPGASMNTEEKIQIALQLQKLGVDVIEAGFAAASPGDFDAIARIAEAVTKSRICSLARALDRDIKAAGEAVSKAKMNRIHTFIATSPIHMQYKLKMTPDQVIKKAVEAVQYAKTFCDDVEFSCEDAGRSEVSFMKEVLDAVINAGATTLNIPDTVGYRLPTEMGAIIKSLHDFVGDRAIISVHNHNDLGLAVANSLACIENGARQVECTINGLGERAGNAALEEIVMALRTRKDHFNGYETNINIKEIYPTSKLVSSITGIEPQPNKAIVGKNAFSHESGIHQDGVLKHTETYEIMSAKDIGLDKNSIVLGKHSGRHAFKDKLNTLGYELKDEEINEAFDRFKILADQKKEIFDDDLRALVAEEITKIPQIFDLVRLQLSDCAPGGVPSAAVTILHEGKEITDAAIGNGTMDAIFKVIDRVCGVSGELKDYKVDAVSQGKDAMARVLVKVVFDESKPAIMGHGLSVDTMLATAKAYIGALNSYMSMKERLRSVKTNEEEGI; encoded by the coding sequence ATGAATAACAATAAAATTATAATTTTTGATACCACATTACGTGATGGAGAACAGAGCCCAGGGGCATCTATGAATACTGAAGAGAAGATTCAGATTGCATTGCAGTTACAAAAGTTAGGCGTTGATGTCATTGAGGCAGGTTTCGCCGCGGCAAGTCCAGGCGATTTTGATGCCATTGCACGTATTGCAGAAGCGGTGACAAAAAGTCGTATTTGCTCCCTTGCGCGCGCACTAGATCGTGACATTAAAGCAGCAGGAGAGGCTGTTTCAAAAGCAAAAATGAACCGTATTCATACTTTCATTGCAACCAGTCCGATTCACATGCAGTACAAGCTTAAAATGACACCTGATCAAGTCATCAAAAAAGCAGTTGAAGCTGTTCAGTATGCTAAAACATTTTGTGATGATGTCGAGTTTAGCTGTGAAGATGCTGGACGTAGCGAAGTGAGTTTCATGAAAGAAGTTTTAGATGCCGTCATCAATGCGGGAGCTACAACGCTAAATATCCCAGATACGGTTGGGTACCGCTTACCAACGGAAATGGGGGCTATTATTAAGTCTTTGCATGATTTTGTAGGAGATCGTGCGATTATTTCCGTACACAATCATAACGATTTAGGTCTTGCTGTTGCAAACTCTTTGGCATGTATTGAAAACGGTGCGCGTCAAGTTGAGTGTACGATCAATGGATTGGGTGAACGTGCAGGAAATGCCGCTTTAGAAGAGATCGTTATGGCACTTCGTACGCGCAAAGATCATTTTAATGGTTATGAGACAAACATTAACATTAAAGAGATTTATCCAACCAGTAAATTGGTCTCTTCCATTACAGGTATTGAGCCTCAACCAAACAAAGCTATCGTCGGTAAAAACGCTTTTTCTCATGAAAGTGGTATTCATCAAGACGGTGTTCTTAAACATACAGAAACGTATGAGATTATGAGTGCGAAAGACATTGGACTTGATAAAAATTCGATTGTACTTGGAAAACATTCAGGCCGTCATGCCTTTAAAGACAAGCTTAATACTTTGGGCTATGAGCTTAAAGATGAAGAAATTAACGAAGCCTTTGATCGTTTTAAAATTTTAGCAGATCAGAAAAAAGAGATTTTTGATGACGACTTACGTGCATTGGTTGCCGAAGAGATTACAAAAATTCCTCAAATTTTTGACTTGGTGAGATTGCAACTCTCTGATTGTGCGCCAGGCGGTGTTCCGAGTGCTGCTGTGACTATTTTACATGAGGGTAAAGAGATAACCGATGCAGCTATTGGTAATGGAACAATGGATGCCATCTTTAAAGTGATTGATCGTGTGTGTGGTGTGAGTGGTGAGTTAAAAGACTATAAAGTGGACGCTGTCTCACAAGGTAAAGATGCGATGGCAAGAGTGCTTGTTAAAGTCGTATTTGATGAGAGTAAACCTGCGATTATGGGACATGGTCTCAGCGTCGATACAATGCTTGCTACGGCTAAAGCGTATATTGGTGCGCTGAATAGTTACATGTCAATGAAAGAGCGTTTGAGATCGGTTAAAACAAACGAAGAAGAGGGTATATAA